One region of Wyeomyia smithii strain HCP4-BCI-WySm-NY-G18 chromosome 3, ASM2978416v1, whole genome shotgun sequence genomic DNA includes:
- the LOC129732061 gene encoding phospholipase A1 member A, with the protein MQLSDTFRVVPQAAVIGLICIAFRPLVEPTEAQQQQQDPSNVFNTSSCLEKPYRCPHPRIKFYLYTRRTQQAPELIDVLNTESLYRTHWNPKHPVKIVIHGFGGGRNLSPSPDMRKAYFIRGNYNIIIVDYGSAVTEPCLSQIEWAPRFGSLCVSQLVKYLAAHPRGVPPDSMHLIGYSVGAHIAGLVANYLTPEEGKLGRITGLDPTIFFYAGTNNSRDLDTSDAHFVDIIHTGAGILGQWSASGHADFYVNGGTSQPGCASSTIFQTLACDHTKVTPYFIESINSEKGFWAGPCTTLISYLLGWCEPKDSDYVLMGEHVSQSARGIYYVTTNAKPPYARGFPGKNRRTAKNSEYAGVRRK; encoded by the exons cacaacaacaacaacaagacCCAAGCAACGTATTCAACACTTCATCCTGTCTGGAGAAACCTTACCGGTGTCCGCATCCCAGGATCAAATTCTACCTTTACACTCGGCGAACTCAACAGGCTCCCGAGTTGATCGATGTGCTCAACACGGAATCACTATACCGCACACACTGGAACCCGAAGCACCCGGTGAAAATAGTTATACATGGTTTCGGTGGAGGCCGAAACCTTTCACCCAGTCCGGATATGCGGAAGGCCTACTTCATCCGGGGTAATTACAACATCATAATCGTTGATTACGGGTCTGCGGTGACGGAACCATGCCTAAGTCAAATCGAGTGGGCACCTCGATTCGGAAGTCTTTGCGTTTCCCAGCTGGTGAAATATTTGGCTGCACACCCGCGGGGTGTGCCACCGGATAGTATGCACTTGATCGGATACAGTGTGGGAGCCCACATTGCCGGTTTAGTGGCTAACTATTTGACCCCGGAAGAGGGTAAGCTGGGTCGAATAACAGGGCTGGATCCGACGATCTTTTTTTACGCCGGGACCAACAACTCGCGGGATTTGGATACCAGTGATGCTCACTTTGTGGACATCATTCACACGGGTGCCGGCATTTTGGGCCAGTGGAGTGCGAGTGGGCACGCGGACTTTTACGTCAACGGCGGTACCAGTCAGCCGGGGTGTGCGAGCAGTACAATCTTCC AAACGCTCGCATGTGATCACACCAAGGTGACGCCGTACTTCATCGAGTCCATCAACAGTGAAAAAGGTTTCTGGGCTGGTCCGTGTACAACGTTAATATCCTACCTGCTGGGTTGGTGCGAACCGAAAGATTCTGACTACGTGCTGATGGGGGAACACGTTTCTCAAAG TGCACGAGGTATCTACTACGTGACAACCAATGCCAAACCTCCGTACGCACGGGGTTTCCCCGGTAAAAATCGCCGAACGGCGAAGAACTCCGAGTACGCTGGAGTCCGGCGAAAATGA